A window of the Zeugodacus cucurbitae isolate PBARC_wt_2022May chromosome 4, idZeuCucr1.2, whole genome shotgun sequence genome harbors these coding sequences:
- the LOC128921331 gene encoding uncharacterized protein LOC128921331 encodes MAAIHMKRKFESGTMFDWVLQRILKKYNCRKWSRKAKRAATHIWCGHTKLKRGTEQGLCHFRQIDIYKLRRKLKLDITHILPYGKVAILGMGAGNPTSSSSRHTTAIAHQSYNTNSN; translated from the exons ATGGCCGCCATTCATATGAAgagaaaatttgaa AGCGGTACTATGTTTGACTGGGTGCTGCAgcgtattttaaagaaatataactGCAGAAAATGGTCTCGAAAGGCAAAGCGAGCTGCAACGCACATCTGGTGCGGACATACAAAACTAAAAAGAGGAACAGAACAAGGATTATGCCACTTTAGGCAGATAG ATATTTACAAACTTCGGAGAAAGCTTAAGCTGGATATCACCCATATACTCCCATATGGGAAGGTAGCTATACTTGGTATGGGTGCGGGGAATCCTACCAGCAGTTCTTCAAGACATACAACGGCGATCGCTCATCAATCGTACAATACAAATTCGAATTAG
- the LOC105219414 gene encoding nuclear RNA export factor 2 isoform X2: MAIARPDEVYHFANNLPLEVSYINTQTYSKCSSYDIKLIAQGYVWHQIVIQHNGKFRGRDGMSEILEAIFETVEGEELFPIAYRRGAKEDRFLVRQCKAAINKLFENNLRIQLSDASFVQLQVKFNVGDFKFGQISPHAKLTEALNRLYTCMERINGVDGILNLCRFNTHPEFFDLYVNLGNRAVLEAICNLIYRNDEKFRLVNGLILSDNGITTVAPLTVFAGVEFVVLDLRKNKIISSSRISRDLSEVKADELFLAGNPITNDRNYPECLRPIQKNFKLIDGIPVENLSKDYSPLDCEEDINTDGYRIDQNNKNDINLFQNSNDWHAIVIPDSGPEFTKHEILDYFFITVSQKLTDIYPCYYKFSSGEHQFLLRQCFDQLKYLVDVCKMEINVPRLASTSDKHAALSEIQIDKIVKYYMLMNIRPYKRGQIEPMECIDKALTRRYNGINSLLNLDNFQSVEGLENIVINLSSPKILTRVLMQASRKLLCSCVELRLAHNKITNVSNVSKVLNIMSNLNAIDLGNNWILDLEDVKELSALGLKSLRLDGNPLCSQYSYAGEYIKAVRRHFPELTKLDNIEIKNKGIINVQKNFLCDVRGYDFVNEFVPRFFKCFDSHDRQSLKELYHQSAIFTLSFNYIVAQMTSQNFKRISKYRENSRNILKLSDLSRAHTSIHLGADQIMQVFFQLPSMRHDMLTFSTDTMMYNENMIVITINGVFYDQAPSIVDNDILMSFTRTFVLIPVETKLGILTRAIKYQIVNEQLSIYNPTAQQIKNAFKYFKTECQDDCDEATISDKEALIIMFQEVTNLKSVWCTRYNMYFYIQDDSVQRDM, encoded by the exons ATGGCTATTGCTAGACCGG ATGAGGTCTACCACTTTGCAAATAATCTGCCGTTAGAAGTTTCCTACATAAATACTCAAACCTACTCCAAATGTAGTTCTTACGACATCAAACTTATTGCGCAAGGATATGTTTGGCATCAAATAGTGATTCAGCACAATGGGAAATTTCGTGGACGGGATGGCATGTCAGAAATCTTAGAAGCTATTTTTGAAACGGTTGAGGGAGAAGAACTTTTCCCTATAGCATATCGG cGTGGTGCAAAAGAAGATCGTTTCCTCGTGCGACAGTGTAAAGCGGCTATTAATAAACTGTTTGAAAATAATCTTCGTATCCAGCTTTCTGATGCTTCTTTTGTACAGCTTCAAGTTAAATTTAATGTAGGTGATTTTAAGTTTGGTCAAATATCACCACATGCTAAGCTTACTGAAGCACTTAACCGACTCTATACTTGCATGGAACGCATAAATGGCGTTGATGGTATATTGAATTTATGCCGATTTAATACTCATCCAGAATTTTTTGACTTATATGTTAATTTGGGTAATCGTGCTGTGCTTGAGGCTATTTGCAATTTAATCTATCGCAATGATGAGAAATTTCGCTTAGTGAATGGGCTAATCCTAAGCGATAATGGTATCACCACTGTAGCACCTTTGACAGTTTTTGCTGGTGTTGAATTTGTAGTTTTGgatttaagaaaaaacaag atTATTTCGTCATCTCGAATAAGCCGCGATTTAAGCGAAGTGAAAGCAGATGAATTATTTCTAGCTGGTAATCCGATCACGAATGACAGGAACTATCCCGAGTGCCTACGacctatacaaaaaaattttaagttaata GATGGAATACCGGTTGAGAATTTGTCGAAAGACTATTCGCCTTTGGACTGCGAAGAAGACATAAATACGGACGGATATCGAATAGATCAGAATAATAAGAACGATATTAATTTATTCCAAAACAGTAATGATTGGCATGCTATAGTG ATACCTGATTCGGGACCAGAATTTACCAAACATGAAATTTTGGACTATTTTTTTATCACTGTTTCACAAAAATTAACTGATATATATCCATGTTATTATAAG TTTTCATCTGGTGAACATCAGTTTCTTTTGCGACAATGCTTTGATCAGCTGAAATACTTAGTTGACGTTtgtaaaatggaaataaatgttCCACGCTTGGCTTCCACTTCTGATAAACATGCAGCGCTTTCTGAAATTCAAATAGATAAGATTGTTAAGTACTATATGCTTATGAATATTAGACCGTACAAACGAGGACAAATAGAACCCATGGAATGTATTGATAAAGCCCTCACTCGTCGTTACAATGGAATAAATAGCCTGCTTAATTTGGATAATTTTCAAAGTGTAGAAG gtttggaaaatattgttattaatttaagCTCGCCTAAAATTTTGACACGAGTTCTTATGCAAGCATCTCGTAAACTTCTTTGTAGTTGTGTGGAACTGCGTTTGGCACACAATAAAATCACAAATGTGTCAAATGtgtcaaaagttttaaatataatgaGCAACTTAAATGCTATAGATTTAGGCAACAATTGGATCTTAGATTTAGAAGACGTTAAAGAGCTTTCTGCGCTTGGATTGAAATCTTTACGCTTGGACGGTAACCCTTTGTGCAGTCAATATTCGTACGCTGGTGAATATATAAAAGCTGTTAGAAGACATTTTCCGGAGCTCACAAAATTG GACAACATTGAAATAAAGAATAAAGGTATTATAAACGTCCAGAAGAACTTTTTGTGCGATGTTAGAGGGTACGATTTTGTTAATGAATTTGTACCACGGTTTTTCAAGTGTTTTGATTCACACGATCGTCAAAGTTTGAAGG aATTATATCATCAGAGCGCAATTTTCActctttcatttaattatatcgTTGCTCAAATGACTTCGCAAAATTTTAAGCGCATATCTAAATATCGTGAAAATAGCAGAAACATATTGAAACTTTCTGATCTTTCTCGAGCACACACAAGTATACATCTAGGTGCTGATCAAATCATGCAAGTTTTCTTCCAACTACCTAGCATGAGACATGACATGTTGACCTTCAGTACTGATACAATGATGTACAAT GAAAACATGATAGTAATAACAATCAATGGTGTATTTTATGATCAAGCTCCAAGTATAGTGGACAACGACATCTTGATGTCATTTACTCGAACATTTGTGCTTATACCGGTGGAGACCAAGCTT GGTATACTGACCAGGGCTATCAAGTATCAAATTGTCAATGAACAATTAAGTATATATAATCCCACAGCTCAACAGatcaaaaatgcattcaaatattttaagactGAATGCCAAGACGACTGCGATGAAGCGACAATATCAGATAAGGAGGCTTTAATAATAATGTTCCAAGAAGTTACAAACCTTAAATCAGTGTGGTGTACACG TTACAATATGTATTTCTACATTCAGGATGATTCCGTTCAACGGGATATGTAA
- the LOC105219414 gene encoding nuclear RNA export factor 2 isoform X3 produces the protein MERINGVDGILNLCRFNTHPEFFDLYVNLGNRAVLEAICNLIYRNDEKFRLVNGLILSDNGITTVAPLTVFAGVEFVVLDLRKNKIISSSRISRDLSEVKADELFLAGNPITNDRNYPECLRPIQKNFKLIDGIPVENLSKDYSPLDCEEDINTDGYRIDQNNKNDINLFQNSNDWHAIVIPDSGPEFTKHEILDYFFITVSQKLTDIYPCYYKFSSGEHQFLLRQCFDQLKYLVDVCKMEINVPRLASTSDKHAALSEIQIDKIVKYYMLMNIRPYKRGQIEPMECIDKALTRRYNGINSLLNLDNFQSVEGLENIVINLSSPKILTRVLMQASRKLLCSCVELRLAHNKITNVSNVSKVLNIMSNLNAIDLGNNWILDLEDVKELSALGLKSLRLDGNPLCSQYSYAGEYIKAVRRHFPELTKLDNIEIKNKGIINVQKNFLCDVRGYDFVNEFVPRFFKCFDSHDRQSLKELYHQSAIFTLSFNYIVAQMTSQNFKRISKYRENSRNILKLSDLSRAHTSIHLGADQIMQVFFQLPSMRHDMLTFSTDTMMYNENMIVITINGVFYDQAPSIVDNDILMSFTRTFVLIPVETKLGILTRAIKYQIVNEQLSIYNPTAQQIKNAFKYFKTECQDDCDEATISDKEALIIMFQEVTNLKSVWCTRFLDDAKWNFKKSLLLFLDFCNKKKIPDTAFN, from the exons ATGGAACGCATAAATGGCGTTGATGGTATATTGAATTTATGCCGATTTAATACTCATCCAGAATTTTTTGACTTATATGTTAATTTGGGTAATCGTGCTGTGCTTGAGGCTATTTGCAATTTAATCTATCGCAATGATGAGAAATTTCGCTTAGTGAATGGGCTAATCCTAAGCGATAATGGTATCACCACTGTAGCACCTTTGACAGTTTTTGCTGGTGTTGAATTTGTAGTTTTGgatttaagaaaaaacaag atTATTTCGTCATCTCGAATAAGCCGCGATTTAAGCGAAGTGAAAGCAGATGAATTATTTCTAGCTGGTAATCCGATCACGAATGACAGGAACTATCCCGAGTGCCTACGacctatacaaaaaaattttaagttaata GATGGAATACCGGTTGAGAATTTGTCGAAAGACTATTCGCCTTTGGACTGCGAAGAAGACATAAATACGGACGGATATCGAATAGATCAGAATAATAAGAACGATATTAATTTATTCCAAAACAGTAATGATTGGCATGCTATAGTG ATACCTGATTCGGGACCAGAATTTACCAAACATGAAATTTTGGACTATTTTTTTATCACTGTTTCACAAAAATTAACTGATATATATCCATGTTATTATAAG TTTTCATCTGGTGAACATCAGTTTCTTTTGCGACAATGCTTTGATCAGCTGAAATACTTAGTTGACGTTtgtaaaatggaaataaatgttCCACGCTTGGCTTCCACTTCTGATAAACATGCAGCGCTTTCTGAAATTCAAATAGATAAGATTGTTAAGTACTATATGCTTATGAATATTAGACCGTACAAACGAGGACAAATAGAACCCATGGAATGTATTGATAAAGCCCTCACTCGTCGTTACAATGGAATAAATAGCCTGCTTAATTTGGATAATTTTCAAAGTGTAGAAG gtttggaaaatattgttattaatttaagCTCGCCTAAAATTTTGACACGAGTTCTTATGCAAGCATCTCGTAAACTTCTTTGTAGTTGTGTGGAACTGCGTTTGGCACACAATAAAATCACAAATGTGTCAAATGtgtcaaaagttttaaatataatgaGCAACTTAAATGCTATAGATTTAGGCAACAATTGGATCTTAGATTTAGAAGACGTTAAAGAGCTTTCTGCGCTTGGATTGAAATCTTTACGCTTGGACGGTAACCCTTTGTGCAGTCAATATTCGTACGCTGGTGAATATATAAAAGCTGTTAGAAGACATTTTCCGGAGCTCACAAAATTG GACAACATTGAAATAAAGAATAAAGGTATTATAAACGTCCAGAAGAACTTTTTGTGCGATGTTAGAGGGTACGATTTTGTTAATGAATTTGTACCACGGTTTTTCAAGTGTTTTGATTCACACGATCGTCAAAGTTTGAAGG aATTATATCATCAGAGCGCAATTTTCActctttcatttaattatatcgTTGCTCAAATGACTTCGCAAAATTTTAAGCGCATATCTAAATATCGTGAAAATAGCAGAAACATATTGAAACTTTCTGATCTTTCTCGAGCACACACAAGTATACATCTAGGTGCTGATCAAATCATGCAAGTTTTCTTCCAACTACCTAGCATGAGACATGACATGTTGACCTTCAGTACTGATACAATGATGTACAAT GAAAACATGATAGTAATAACAATCAATGGTGTATTTTATGATCAAGCTCCAAGTATAGTGGACAACGACATCTTGATGTCATTTACTCGAACATTTGTGCTTATACCGGTGGAGACCAAGCTT GGTATACTGACCAGGGCTATCAAGTATCAAATTGTCAATGAACAATTAAGTATATATAATCCCACAGCTCAACAGatcaaaaatgcattcaaatattttaagactGAATGCCAAGACGACTGCGATGAAGCGACAATATCAGATAAGGAGGCTTTAATAATAATGTTCCAAGAAGTTACAAACCTTAAATCAGTGTGGTGTACACG cttTTTGGATGATGCaaaatggaattttaaaaaGTCTCTGTTACTTTTCTTagatttttgtaacaaaaaaaaaataccagacACTGCATTTAATTAA
- the LOC105219414 gene encoding nuclear RNA export factor 2 isoform X1, with protein MAIARPDEVYHFANNLPLEVSYINTQTYSKCSSYDIKLIAQGYVWHQIVIQHNGKFRGRDGMSEILEAIFETVEGEELFPIAYRRGAKEDRFLVRQCKAAINKLFENNLRIQLSDASFVQLQVKFNVGDFKFGQISPHAKLTEALNRLYTCMERINGVDGILNLCRFNTHPEFFDLYVNLGNRAVLEAICNLIYRNDEKFRLVNGLILSDNGITTVAPLTVFAGVEFVVLDLRKNKIISSSRISRDLSEVKADELFLAGNPITNDRNYPECLRPIQKNFKLIDGIPVENLSKDYSPLDCEEDINTDGYRIDQNNKNDINLFQNSNDWHAIVIPDSGPEFTKHEILDYFFITVSQKLTDIYPCYYKFSSGEHQFLLRQCFDQLKYLVDVCKMEINVPRLASTSDKHAALSEIQIDKIVKYYMLMNIRPYKRGQIEPMECIDKALTRRYNGINSLLNLDNFQSVEGLENIVINLSSPKILTRVLMQASRKLLCSCVELRLAHNKITNVSNVSKVLNIMSNLNAIDLGNNWILDLEDVKELSALGLKSLRLDGNPLCSQYSYAGEYIKAVRRHFPELTKLDNIEIKNKGIINVQKNFLCDVRGYDFVNEFVPRFFKCFDSHDRQSLKELYHQSAIFTLSFNYIVAQMTSQNFKRISKYRENSRNILKLSDLSRAHTSIHLGADQIMQVFFQLPSMRHDMLTFSTDTMMYNENMIVITINGVFYDQAPSIVDNDILMSFTRTFVLIPVETKLGILTRAIKYQIVNEQLSIYNPTAQQIKNAFKYFKTECQDDCDEATISDKEALIIMFQEVTNLKSVWCTRFLDDAKWNFKKSLLLFLDFCNKKKIPDTAFN; from the exons ATGGCTATTGCTAGACCGG ATGAGGTCTACCACTTTGCAAATAATCTGCCGTTAGAAGTTTCCTACATAAATACTCAAACCTACTCCAAATGTAGTTCTTACGACATCAAACTTATTGCGCAAGGATATGTTTGGCATCAAATAGTGATTCAGCACAATGGGAAATTTCGTGGACGGGATGGCATGTCAGAAATCTTAGAAGCTATTTTTGAAACGGTTGAGGGAGAAGAACTTTTCCCTATAGCATATCGG cGTGGTGCAAAAGAAGATCGTTTCCTCGTGCGACAGTGTAAAGCGGCTATTAATAAACTGTTTGAAAATAATCTTCGTATCCAGCTTTCTGATGCTTCTTTTGTACAGCTTCAAGTTAAATTTAATGTAGGTGATTTTAAGTTTGGTCAAATATCACCACATGCTAAGCTTACTGAAGCACTTAACCGACTCTATACTTGCATGGAACGCATAAATGGCGTTGATGGTATATTGAATTTATGCCGATTTAATACTCATCCAGAATTTTTTGACTTATATGTTAATTTGGGTAATCGTGCTGTGCTTGAGGCTATTTGCAATTTAATCTATCGCAATGATGAGAAATTTCGCTTAGTGAATGGGCTAATCCTAAGCGATAATGGTATCACCACTGTAGCACCTTTGACAGTTTTTGCTGGTGTTGAATTTGTAGTTTTGgatttaagaaaaaacaag atTATTTCGTCATCTCGAATAAGCCGCGATTTAAGCGAAGTGAAAGCAGATGAATTATTTCTAGCTGGTAATCCGATCACGAATGACAGGAACTATCCCGAGTGCCTACGacctatacaaaaaaattttaagttaata GATGGAATACCGGTTGAGAATTTGTCGAAAGACTATTCGCCTTTGGACTGCGAAGAAGACATAAATACGGACGGATATCGAATAGATCAGAATAATAAGAACGATATTAATTTATTCCAAAACAGTAATGATTGGCATGCTATAGTG ATACCTGATTCGGGACCAGAATTTACCAAACATGAAATTTTGGACTATTTTTTTATCACTGTTTCACAAAAATTAACTGATATATATCCATGTTATTATAAG TTTTCATCTGGTGAACATCAGTTTCTTTTGCGACAATGCTTTGATCAGCTGAAATACTTAGTTGACGTTtgtaaaatggaaataaatgttCCACGCTTGGCTTCCACTTCTGATAAACATGCAGCGCTTTCTGAAATTCAAATAGATAAGATTGTTAAGTACTATATGCTTATGAATATTAGACCGTACAAACGAGGACAAATAGAACCCATGGAATGTATTGATAAAGCCCTCACTCGTCGTTACAATGGAATAAATAGCCTGCTTAATTTGGATAATTTTCAAAGTGTAGAAG gtttggaaaatattgttattaatttaagCTCGCCTAAAATTTTGACACGAGTTCTTATGCAAGCATCTCGTAAACTTCTTTGTAGTTGTGTGGAACTGCGTTTGGCACACAATAAAATCACAAATGTGTCAAATGtgtcaaaagttttaaatataatgaGCAACTTAAATGCTATAGATTTAGGCAACAATTGGATCTTAGATTTAGAAGACGTTAAAGAGCTTTCTGCGCTTGGATTGAAATCTTTACGCTTGGACGGTAACCCTTTGTGCAGTCAATATTCGTACGCTGGTGAATATATAAAAGCTGTTAGAAGACATTTTCCGGAGCTCACAAAATTG GACAACATTGAAATAAAGAATAAAGGTATTATAAACGTCCAGAAGAACTTTTTGTGCGATGTTAGAGGGTACGATTTTGTTAATGAATTTGTACCACGGTTTTTCAAGTGTTTTGATTCACACGATCGTCAAAGTTTGAAGG aATTATATCATCAGAGCGCAATTTTCActctttcatttaattatatcgTTGCTCAAATGACTTCGCAAAATTTTAAGCGCATATCTAAATATCGTGAAAATAGCAGAAACATATTGAAACTTTCTGATCTTTCTCGAGCACACACAAGTATACATCTAGGTGCTGATCAAATCATGCAAGTTTTCTTCCAACTACCTAGCATGAGACATGACATGTTGACCTTCAGTACTGATACAATGATGTACAAT GAAAACATGATAGTAATAACAATCAATGGTGTATTTTATGATCAAGCTCCAAGTATAGTGGACAACGACATCTTGATGTCATTTACTCGAACATTTGTGCTTATACCGGTGGAGACCAAGCTT GGTATACTGACCAGGGCTATCAAGTATCAAATTGTCAATGAACAATTAAGTATATATAATCCCACAGCTCAACAGatcaaaaatgcattcaaatattttaagactGAATGCCAAGACGACTGCGATGAAGCGACAATATCAGATAAGGAGGCTTTAATAATAATGTTCCAAGAAGTTACAAACCTTAAATCAGTGTGGTGTACACG cttTTTGGATGATGCaaaatggaattttaaaaaGTCTCTGTTACTTTTCTTagatttttgtaacaaaaaaaaaataccagacACTGCATTTAATTAA
- the LOC105219415 gene encoding metallophosphoesterase domain-containing protein 1 yields MALENLISVHPLTNDPTAAWQEISKTQRVIKVSISRAVKQKDHNKIRVVCMSDTHSLTPYLKFDIPDGDIFIHAGDFTKCGKFEEVVDFDKWIATLPHKHKIVIAGNHELSFDTTFTEGSLNKCAVSRTKHTGRFSLDSMPTLGNPLEDIESAIQTQNIRDVLVNCTYIEDQLIDVMGIRIYGTPWQPEFCKWAFNLPRGEACLNAWNRIPNNVDILVTHTPPIGHGDLCCSGVRAGCVDLLTTLQKRVKPKYHVFGHIHEGYGITSDGNIIYVNASTCDINYIPNNPPIVFDISLPTNKY; encoded by the exons atggCTTTGGAAAATTTAATATCCGTACATCCATTAACCAATGATCCAACGGCGGCTTGGCAGGAGATCTCCAAAACTCAACGAGTAATAAAAGTGTCCATAAGTAGGGCGGTTAAACAGAAAGATCATAATAAAATTCGTGTTGTTTGTATGAGTGATACACATTCGTTAACACCTTACTTAAAGTTTGATATACCGGATGGTGACATTTTTATCCATGCAGGCGATTTTACAAAATGTGGTAAATTTGAGGAGGTAGTTGATTTTGATAAATGGATTGCTACGCTTCCTCATAAGCATAAAATAGTCATTGCGGGAAATCACGAGCTAAGTTTTGATACCACATTTACAGAAGGTTCATTGAATAAATGTGCTGTTAGTCG CACGAAACACACTGGCCGCTTCAGCCTCGACAGTATGCCAACGTTGGGAAATCCTCTAGAAGACATTGAAAGTGCTAttcaaacacaaaatattcgTGATGTTTTAGTCAATTGTACTTATATAGAAGACCAATTAATTGATGTGATGGGTATACGTATATATGGTACTCCCTGGCAACCAGAATTTTGTAAATGGGCCTTTAATTTACCGCGAGGGGAAGCATGTTTAAATGCTTGGAACCGAATACCAAATAACGTTGATATATTGGTAACACATACACCCCCCATAGGTCATGGAGATTTATGCTGTTCTGGAGTTCGTGCTGGTTGTGTAGATTTGCTTACAACATTACAGAAACGAGTTAAACCCAAATATCATGTATTTGGACATATCCATGAGGGTTATGGTATTACATCCgatggaaatattatatatgtgaaTGCTTCAACTTGcgatataaattatatacctAATAATCCACCAATTGTATTTGATATATCTTTGCCAACCAACAAATATTAA